Sequence from the Fulvivirga ligni genome:
TAACGATCTATGCACCCATCATCAGTTTCATTCTTAAATATGACATCAGCAATTTTAGCAGTTTCTACAAATCCTGTATAACAGCTTTCATTAACTCCTACACTTACTTTTGAAAACCTCTCACCACGATAAATTAAACTCATTTTTTTTCCTTGTGGTATCAAAAAATCTATGTTTTCATTTTTTGGGTAAAGCAGTGTATCCGTAAACATGTACATATCTTGAGTAGCCTGGCTATGATTATCATTTTCATCAAGTAAGATTTCAAGTATTACATCATCGCCATCGTTAAATCTAACAGTATTTATAGCAAAATACTCATCACCTCCTCGAGCATACTTTATGATATTGAAATGGCCCATATTTGTGCATTTCCCTGCCAGACACACCTCATCCTTGCTATCAAGAAAACTTAGCAACCCATCTTTCAGACTAGTAGCCTTTACCACTGCAGGTCCAGATTTTATTCTGTGGGTAACTCCATTTACCTGTGCACTTGCCAACAGAGGGATAAAAATTATGATGATATACGAAAGGATGATTTTGTTCATGTTATCGATAAATTGTGGAGCTTTTGAAGAGGCCAATCTCATACTAATTCAAGCGGATAAAGTTGGGAGATAATATTTGTTCGACCTTCCCAGGTCCCTTTCTCCGAAAAAGGCCTGAAACGCAGTGTCGTAAATTCAAAATGAAAATCTTTTCTGTCTCGCTCCTTCATGGCATCTTTATGCCGTTTGGGCTGGGAAACAGCACTATGTCCATGAACCATCCGCTCCATTTCTTTCCTAGATTTCCAGATAGAAAATGTAGAAACCGTTCTGGGAAATTTAATGGCAGCAAGAGATAAAGTTGTACCTGGATGATCACGCACCAATTTTTCTACTGGCCTCCCCCATTGAATAAATCTGGGTAATTCTGTAAGCCTCATACGGGCAATGGTTACTGCCACCACGCATTCATCAGGTTCTTCCTTTTGAATATTAACATCCGGCATTGTAAATTCATTGATATGTCCCCACTGCCTTAAAAAGGTCATGCGCGTATGCCAACCTTTTGCCAGCATCTTACCAAATGTTTGAGTCTCCAGAAAATGATCAAGAGCGGCTTCACTTTCCCATTGGGCAAACACGGCCATTTGTCGAACTAGTATTCTAGAAGTGGAAAAAACAGGTGCTCCTAAAGTCATCGAAGTCATGCATTCCCAGTGTATTAGGCCAGGTACTTTTACCTTAGAAGGTGGAAATAAAAAGGTTCTAAAGGCAGTGATATGATTGGTTTTTACCAGATGAAATGTGAATATGCTCATGGACAGGAATAAATAACTCAGTGAAATACACACTTATCGCAATCTATTAATAAATGCTGTATATCAAATCATTCACAACAATGAAGTGGAAAAGTTTAGTCTTTTAATCCATCTAATTTATCACAAGATTAATTCACAACTCATGCTCAACGGCCATTCCCTTTAAAATTTTCTCCATGCCCCATTTGAGTAAATCTTTCGACTGCTCATTATCCAATCCACATACATCTTTGGTAACAATAATTGGCTCCATTCCCATAAGTATTGTGAGCAGGTGGATAAGGTTTTCTTTCTCAGTTTTATCGATTTTTGAATCTTTCAAAATCATTTGAAGCGTCTTCACTCTTCTGGCACCACGCTTTAGCTTAGAAGTGCTTGCAATAGCTACTGCCAGGTACTTCCTAAAAGCATTTTCATGTTCCAAAGCCAGGTTATTGTAATAATCCTGAACCTCTAAAACAGCCTCGCTAACTTTACGGTCCTTATTACTCTCGTAAAGTGCCTCTGGGGTCTTTGTCTTTATGGCTAAGCCTGCTTCTCCTGCTAGCTCATCCACATTAGAATAGTAGCGGTAAACGGTGGCTCTTGAAATTCCGGCATAGCCAGCAATATCATCTAACGTAAATTCTTTCCCCACTTTCAAAAAATGTTGGGCTGCTGCCAAAATATTATCTCTGGTACCCAACTTCTGATTTACACGGCCCTTGTCTAAGAAATCATTCTTCATGAGACAAATATCTCATAAAACTTTGAATTGTCAAAAGCTTGAACTACCTTCATGAGACAAAAATCTCATGAAATGAATACAATCACTACTAAATGGGTTCTAGGTCATAAGGTAACAGCCTACCCAATGAGCGGAAATTATGATTTGATGTTAGGCGAAACTCCACCTCAAGTTCCAGGTCCTCCACCACACTATCACAACTCTTACACAGAATCTTTTTTAATTGTAGAAGGCCAAATGGAGTTTATGATGAATGGAGAAACTAAGCTTGTGAAAGCGGGCGAGTCTGTAGACATTCCTCCAAAAACGCTACACACCTTTACCAACAAGCACGATGCCACCTGTAGGTGGGTGAACATTCACAGTCCTAAAGGCTTTGGTGAATTTTTCTCGCAAATAGGCATTGAAGCTGAAGAGAGTAATGCGCAGGAAAAGTCGGTGGCTCCTGAATTAATTCAAAAAGTAATAGCAAGTGCTGGTGACCATGACATGGTCATTGAGCTTCAGCACACTTAATAAAATTCCATGGAAAGGGCAGGCTGTGCATGAACCATCCGATGGCTCAGAGCCATTGGATGGACTCTTCTTAGAGCATAGGCTCGGCCTTATCTCCTATATGAATGGTCGCCCACAAAGGGAACCCATTATTATGATGACAACTATCAAGGTAATAAGGATAATTATTTTCCTAACCATGTTTTAATTTTGTTTATAAATAAATTCTGAAATTCCCTGATCCACAACCATTCTCAGGCTCTCATTAATCAGAACATATTTATAAGTATATTTTACTTCTTCTCCTTTTGAAGCATCAATTTCAGATACCAGACCATACTCTTGAATGAAC
This genomic interval carries:
- a CDS encoding TetR/AcrR family transcriptional regulator, whose amino-acid sequence is MKNDFLDKGRVNQKLGTRDNILAAAQHFLKVGKEFTLDDIAGYAGISRATVYRYYSNVDELAGEAGLAIKTKTPEALYESNKDRKVSEAVLEVQDYYNNLALEHENAFRKYLAVAIASTSKLKRGARRVKTLQMILKDSKIDKTEKENLIHLLTILMGMEPIIVTKDVCGLDNEQSKDLLKWGMEKILKGMAVEHEL
- a CDS encoding cupin domain-containing protein codes for the protein MRQKSHEMNTITTKWVLGHKVTAYPMSGNYDLMLGETPPQVPGPPPHYHNSYTESFLIVEGQMEFMMNGETKLVKAGESVDIPPKTLHTFTNKHDATCRWVNIHSPKGFGEFFSQIGIEAEESNAQEKSVAPELIQKVIASAGDHDMVIELQHT